In Bifidobacterium sp. ESL0775, the following are encoded in one genomic region:
- the hisB gene encoding imidazoleglycerol-phosphate dehydratase HisB: MARTATIVRETSESKVELSLNLDGTGKTDIETTVPFYNHMMTALGKHSLIDLKIRASGDTDIDVHHTVEDTAIVFGEALKQALGDKRGIRRFADATVPLDEALARAVVDISGRPYAVCTGEPEGFEYAMIGGHFTGSLVRHVMESIAFHADLCLHMTVLAGRDPHHIAEAEFKALARALRFAVEPDPRIAGIIPSTKGAL, from the coding sequence ATGGCAAGAACGGCGACGATAGTACGCGAGACCAGCGAATCCAAGGTCGAGCTGAGCCTGAATCTTGACGGCACCGGCAAAACCGACATCGAGACGACGGTGCCTTTCTACAACCACATGATGACCGCGCTCGGCAAGCATTCGCTGATCGACCTGAAGATCCGCGCCAGCGGCGACACCGATATCGACGTGCACCACACTGTCGAGGACACGGCCATCGTCTTTGGCGAAGCGCTGAAGCAGGCGTTGGGAGACAAGCGTGGCATCCGCAGGTTCGCCGACGCCACCGTGCCGCTGGATGAGGCGCTCGCGCGTGCTGTGGTCGACATTTCCGGCCGTCCGTACGCCGTGTGCACTGGGGAGCCGGAAGGCTTCGAATACGCCATGATTGGCGGGCATTTCACCGGTTCGCTGGTCCGCCATGTCATGGAATCCATTGCCTTCCACGCCGACCTTTGCCTGCACATGACCGTGCTCGCCGGGCGCGACCCGCACCATATCGCCGAGGCCGAGTTCAAGGCGCTGGCCCGCGCGTTGCGCTTCGCCGTCGAGCCGGACCCGCGCATCGCCGGCATCATTCCCAGCACCAAAGGGGCGCTGTGA
- the hisH gene encoding imidazole glycerol phosphate synthase subunit HisH → MTQVVVFDYGFGNVRSMMRALAHVGLEPTLTSNRRQALEADGLVVPGVGAFAACMDGLKAVGGDQIILGRLAAGRPVLGVCVGLQIMFAQGTEGGAASKGLGVIDGSVDLLDADVVPHMGWDTIAAPDDSVILRGLEDERFYFVHSYASMSANIPERPVIPPNAGVLEPDGYRGHAQSSIADVETQKVGWCDYGRSHFVATYERGPLSATQFHPEKSGEAGAQLLKNWAATL, encoded by the coding sequence ATGACGCAAGTGGTGGTGTTCGATTACGGCTTCGGCAACGTGCGCTCGATGATGCGCGCGCTGGCGCATGTGGGGCTTGAGCCGACTCTGACCAGCAACCGCAGGCAGGCGCTTGAAGCCGATGGGCTGGTGGTGCCTGGTGTCGGGGCTTTCGCGGCGTGCATGGACGGGCTCAAGGCCGTCGGCGGCGACCAGATCATCCTCGGGCGGCTTGCGGCGGGGCGTCCGGTGCTTGGGGTGTGCGTCGGCCTGCAGATCATGTTCGCGCAAGGCACGGAAGGCGGGGCTGCGTCCAAGGGGCTTGGCGTCATCGACGGTAGCGTGGATCTTCTCGACGCGGACGTGGTGCCGCACATGGGCTGGGACACCATCGCGGCTCCCGACGATTCGGTGATTTTGCGCGGACTTGAGGACGAGCGTTTCTATTTCGTGCATTCCTACGCCTCGATGTCAGCTAATATCCCCGAAAGACCTGTAATTCCGCCAAATGCGGGCGTATTGGAACCTGACGGCTATCGCGGCCATGCGCAATCCTCCATTGCTGATGTCGAGACGCAAAAGGTGGGTTGGTGCGATTACGGCCGCAGCCATTTCGTGGCGACCTATGAGCGCGGCCCGCTTTCGGCCACCCAGTTCCACCCGGAGAAATCGGGGGAGGCGGGCGCCCAGCTGCTCAAGAACTGGGCCGCGACGCTGTAA
- the priA gene encoding bifunctional 1-(5-phosphoribosyl)-5-((5-phosphoribosylamino)methylideneamino)imidazole-4-carboxamide isomerase/phosphoribosylanthranilate isomerase PriA, with protein sequence MLTLLPAVDVRGGKAVRLRQGKSGSETDYGSPYEAARTWADEGADWIHLVDLDAAFGTGDNRSKLREIGEKLGEKVHIEMSGGIRDDASLEAVFEAGAARVNIGTAALENPEWTARIIEKYGDKVAISLDVKGHTLAGRGWTSKGGDLFETMTMLDKVGCRRYVVTDVAHDGMMDGPNLTLLREVAERTPANVTASGGISSLDDIRAVSKLESVGVDAAILGKSLYAHAFTLREALEVVRPE encoded by the coding sequence ATGCTGACATTGCTTCCGGCCGTCGACGTCCGAGGCGGCAAGGCCGTGCGCCTTCGCCAAGGCAAATCCGGTTCCGAGACCGATTACGGCAGCCCGTACGAGGCGGCGCGGACGTGGGCCGACGAAGGCGCGGACTGGATCCATCTGGTCGACCTCGACGCGGCGTTCGGCACCGGCGACAACCGCTCGAAACTGCGTGAGATCGGTGAGAAACTGGGCGAGAAGGTCCATATCGAGATGAGCGGTGGCATCCGCGACGACGCAAGCCTTGAAGCCGTGTTCGAGGCCGGTGCCGCGCGCGTCAACATCGGCACCGCTGCCCTGGAAAATCCGGAGTGGACGGCCAGGATTATTGAAAAATACGGCGACAAAGTGGCCATCAGCCTCGACGTCAAAGGCCATACGCTGGCCGGTCGCGGCTGGACCAGCAAGGGCGGCGACCTTTTTGAGACCATGACCATGCTTGACAAGGTTGGCTGCCGACGCTATGTCGTCACCGATGTCGCCCATGACGGCATGATGGACGGGCCGAACCTGACGTTGCTGCGTGAGGTCGCCGAGCGCACGCCAGCTAATGTCACTGCTTCTGGCGGGATTTCCAGCCTGGACGACATCCGCGCCGTCTCGAAGCTCGAAAGCGTCGGAGTGGATGCCGCGATTCTCGGCAAGTCCCTCTATGCCCATGCCTTCACGCTGAGGGAGGCGCTGGAAGTGGTGCGGCCGGAGTAG
- the pgmB gene encoding beta-phosphoglucomutase yields MKGALFDLDGVIADTAVYHFQAWRKLVKDHFDRELPDELEEKTKGVSRVDSLKVILNYLGVTVPQAQFDALAAEKNEAYRGLLAGLTSADILPGIPELIKQMKEHGVKLSLASASMNGPFILEKLGLSGTFDAIADPSKVAAGKPAPDIFLEAAAEIGEKPDDCVGLEDSVAGITAINAAGAYSVGVGSPDELGHAKLLVPNTAALKYDEIESAWERR; encoded by the coding sequence ATGAAGGGTGCGCTTTTTGATTTGGACGGCGTAATCGCCGATACCGCCGTCTACCATTTCCAGGCTTGGCGCAAATTGGTCAAAGACCATTTCGACCGCGAGCTTCCCGACGAACTGGAGGAGAAGACCAAAGGCGTCAGCCGTGTCGATTCCCTCAAGGTGATTCTGAACTACCTTGGCGTCACCGTGCCGCAGGCGCAGTTCGACGCGCTGGCCGCCGAGAAGAACGAGGCCTACCGCGGGCTTCTGGCCGGTCTCACCTCGGCCGACATCCTTCCTGGCATTCCCGAGCTCATCAAGCAGATGAAGGAGCACGGGGTGAAGCTCTCGCTGGCTTCGGCGAGCATGAACGGGCCATTCATCCTCGAGAAGCTGGGCCTTTCGGGCACCTTTGACGCCATCGCCGACCCGAGCAAGGTTGCCGCAGGCAAGCCCGCCCCTGACATCTTTCTGGAGGCGGCCGCCGAAATCGGTGAAAAGCCGGATGATTGCGTCGGCCTTGAGGATTCCGTCGCTGGCATCACCGCCATCAACGCGGCCGGTGCGTATTCCGTGGGCGTGGGCAGCCCCGACGAGCTCGGCCATGCCAAACTCTTGGTGCCGAACACCGCCGCGTTGAAATACGACGAGATCGAAAGTGCGTGGGAACGTCGGTAA
- a CDS encoding glutamine synthetase family protein: MDKQQEFALRTVEERDVRFIRLWFTDVLGTLKSVAIAPAELEDAFEEGLGFDGSAIEGMTRVSEDDMIVRPDPSTFQLLPWRDGPQGTARMFCNILTPDGEPSLGDPRHVLEQELQKAKEKGFTFYVHPEIEFYLFEQQDDWGKPPTPVDYGTYFDHVPRSPGMDFRRAAVNMLEQMGISVEYSHHEVGPGQNEIDLRYADAMATSDNIMTFRTVVKEISLERGIHASFMPKPLTDEAGSGMHTHLSLFEGDSNAFYEAGQEFNMSLIARQFAAGILYHAREISAITNQYVNSYKRLWGGNEAPSYVCWGHNNRSALLRIPQYKPGKGNSARMEYRALDPVANPYLAFSVLLASGLDGIEQKMTLAEPTSDAVWDLTDAERKAMGIEPLPESLDEALKVMEKSDFVAGVLGEHVFEYFLRNKRQEWDDYRRQVTRYELEKFLPKL; this comes from the coding sequence ATGGATAAACAGCAAGAATTCGCCTTGCGCACCGTCGAGGAACGCGATGTGCGATTTATTCGTTTGTGGTTCACCGACGTGCTGGGGACGCTGAAGTCCGTGGCCATCGCTCCCGCCGAACTCGAGGACGCCTTTGAGGAGGGCCTTGGCTTCGACGGCTCGGCGATCGAGGGCATGACCCGCGTCTCCGAGGACGACATGATCGTGCGTCCGGACCCGTCCACCTTCCAGCTGTTGCCGTGGCGCGATGGCCCGCAAGGCACCGCCCGCATGTTCTGCAACATCCTGACCCCCGACGGCGAACCCTCGCTCGGCGATCCGCGCCACGTCCTGGAGCAGGAGCTGCAAAAGGCCAAGGAGAAGGGCTTCACCTTCTACGTCCACCCCGAGATCGAATTCTATCTTTTCGAGCAGCAGGACGATTGGGGCAAGCCGCCCACGCCCGTCGACTACGGCACCTATTTCGACCATGTGCCGCGCAGCCCCGGGATGGACTTCCGCCGCGCCGCCGTCAACATGCTCGAACAGATGGGCATCTCCGTCGAGTACTCGCACCACGAGGTCGGCCCCGGCCAGAACGAGATCGACCTGCGCTACGCCGACGCGATGGCGACCAGCGACAACATCATGACCTTCCGCACGGTGGTCAAGGAGATTTCGCTGGAACGCGGCATCCACGCCAGCTTCATGCCCAAGCCCCTGACCGACGAGGCCGGAAGCGGCATGCACACCCACCTGAGCCTTTTCGAAGGGGATTCCAACGCCTTCTACGAGGCCGGGCAGGAATTCAACATGTCGCTGATCGCCCGCCAGTTCGCCGCCGGCATCCTCTACCACGCGCGCGAGATCAGCGCGATCACCAACCAGTACGTCAACTCCTACAAGCGCCTGTGGGGCGGCAACGAGGCCCCGAGCTACGTGTGCTGGGGCCACAACAACCGTTCGGCCCTCTTGCGTATTCCGCAGTACAAGCCCGGCAAGGGCAACTCGGCGCGTATGGAATACCGTGCGCTCGACCCGGTGGCCAACCCGTATCTGGCGTTCTCGGTGCTCTTGGCCAGCGGCCTGGACGGCATCGAACAGAAGATGACGCTTGCCGAGCCCACCAGCGACGCCGTGTGGGACCTCACCGACGCGGAACGCAAGGCCATGGGCATTGAGCCGTTGCCTGAGAGCCTCGACGAGGCGCTCAAAGTGATGGAGAAGTCCGATTTCGTCGCCGGCGTTCTGGGCGAGCATGTCTTCGAATACTTCCTGCGCAACAAGCGCCAGGAGTGGGACGATTATCGCCGCCAGGTCACCCGCTACGAGCTGGAGAAGTTCCTGCCGAAGCTCTGA
- a CDS encoding hemagglutinin: protein MPSKFVATCKRKWRKAGVPAKVGVVLGGIVAVICVMALVMGLVRMVQWHIEVANAQKRQEELVQKYDFDPGNIISDAQFFNADAMSQAEVQAFIIKHGPNCTSPNCLPVKTFDTTDIPANDLCKAYKGAKAESASAIIYKSSQACGVSEKVLLTVMQKEQHLIGSANPTDFQYKAAMGLSCPDDADCDPQYAGFFNQVYGSAKRFKYYQAHESQYGYHVGTLNYVQYHPNKSCGGSQVYIRNQATALLYVYTPYQPNTAALKANFGEGDSCSSYGNRNFALIYNNWFGDPRK, encoded by the coding sequence ATCCCATCCAAGTTCGTCGCGACCTGCAAGCGCAAGTGGCGCAAGGCCGGTGTACCCGCCAAGGTCGGGGTGGTGCTCGGCGGCATCGTCGCGGTGATCTGCGTAATGGCGCTGGTGATGGGGCTGGTGCGCATGGTCCAGTGGCATATCGAGGTGGCCAACGCGCAGAAACGGCAGGAAGAGCTGGTCCAAAAATACGATTTCGACCCCGGCAATATCATCTCCGACGCGCAGTTCTTCAACGCGGACGCCATGAGCCAGGCCGAAGTGCAGGCCTTCATCATCAAGCATGGCCCGAACTGCACTTCGCCGAACTGCCTGCCCGTCAAGACCTTCGACACCACGGACATCCCCGCCAATGACCTCTGCAAGGCCTACAAAGGCGCCAAAGCCGAGTCCGCGAGCGCCATCATCTACAAATCCTCGCAGGCCTGCGGCGTCAGCGAGAAAGTGCTCCTGACTGTAATGCAAAAGGAACAGCACCTCATCGGCTCCGCCAATCCAACCGACTTCCAATACAAGGCCGCCATGGGCCTGAGCTGTCCCGACGACGCCGACTGCGACCCGCAATACGCCGGTTTCTTCAACCAGGTCTACGGCTCGGCGAAACGCTTCAAGTATTATCAGGCCCACGAAAGCCAGTACGGCTACCACGTCGGCACGCTCAACTACGTGCAATACCATCCGAACAAAAGCTGCGGCGGCTCCCAGGTCTATATCCGCAACCAAGCCACGGCACTGCTTTACGTCTACACGCCCTACCAGCCCAACACCGCCGCGCTCAAGGCGAACTTCGGCGAGGGCGACTCCTGCTCCAGCTACGGCAACCGCAACTTCGCCCTAATCTACAACAACTGGTTCGGCGACCCGCGCAAGTAA
- a CDS encoding DUF3418 domain-containing protein has translation MKYHYPSDLPVSAARDEIQRAVRDSQVVIVSGQTGSGKTTQIPKMLLEMGRGTHGHQIVHTQPRRLAARTVAERICDEMDVKLGEEIGYQVRFTDESSPKTRLRIVTDGILLAQIQHDPSLSRYDTIIIDEAHERSLNIDFLLGYLTALLPKRRDLKLIITSATIDSVKFKEHFEDALHTKVPVIEVSGRTYPVQIVYEPLGGMPALMRHVPGFADGSLPDENGEIPGAGDNDGSRGNTGSEDMPRAVARACAELVIHSSHDRGPRDILVFASGERDIHEYEDAIRHHFGPRAADMRRPDALEIVPLYARLSSKEQHRVFEHHSHQRIVIATNVAETSLTVPGIRYVVDPGEARISRYSKSAKVQRLPIEAISQASADQRSGRCGRIADGIAIRLYSKEDFESRPRFTEPEILRTSLGAVVLHMLSVGVARTADDVTHFGFIDPPDTRSVSDGFNELTELKAIARKHGEVRLTHTGRQLSRIPIDIRLGRMILEAAQKATPNTLAAVLVIVAFLSLQDPRERPDEIRAEADRIHNRYADETSDFLTALSMWDHIFGPDEGSDGNHTGNAKLRKICKSEYFSFIRLRQWRDLVSQLRQMCRQMHFKVGKPAPISRPAPEILALPLNQQAAHSLCCSWDAQGIHSSMLAGLLSMMGMQVVREPKASDFSGLKGAAKARAMKRAAKQSKNEYQGARGTRFALFPASSVAKSTPPWVMSTDLTETSRLWARYSAAIDPAWAEPLAGSLTRVTYAEPHWSGSRGSAIASSKVLLYGLPIVQDRPVQWGRINPPEARDFLIRQGLVEGDIQQRFSYDDFVEANRDILQDAVDDTNRTRQISDSVSDEDLFDFYNTVIPQDVTSVADLGKWVKSIHDTQPHLLDFDPDKVERLQSHESVDLRDYPDQWHTLGSDGTPIDLRLSYIYNPSDPADGVTVHIPVKALSRLTPEQFTWNVPGLLNELILGYIKSLPKSLRVQFVPAPDTARTIRAAIDERYLNLPGSGAEGKPNLPPVDEATGTTRWPDFAHAFTYAAITSVNATIHPEDFNNDQLDKLSPYLRVTFSVEEPLPPAPGKGRHGGKRNGKNKDNHVDAANASSSTISYNKYASSSRSNSGKNNGNVNGGAGRNNQNNSANTADNPTIIDDATFRAQRHGKAQRYRVLGTGKSLVELQRKFARQAQASARKTVERQANKAKSQGKVVAQANLLNKAGATTVSRAEMLWQAAYEKLKLPEDRISSRWLGSEALMLASAPYKSTKLLVDDLELAAVKRLLPHIDKLADDTALAEAVSGVTQTFEDTVYAVAHDVIAILKRYAAVDSAVGGRADLTMLAVLQSVRDHIATLVYPGFIGKTPPEALPNIERYLHADLMRLEKAKTDKNRDVRWAWEADEAKDLVTRAQEKLKAEPAGPRREAFGKQVEQARWMLEEFYVSLWAQELGTKSPTSLKRIRKLLS, from the coding sequence ATGAAATACCATTATCCATCAGATCTGCCGGTCAGCGCCGCGCGCGACGAGATTCAGCGCGCCGTGCGGGATTCACAGGTCGTTATCGTCTCCGGACAGACCGGTTCGGGCAAGACCACCCAGATTCCGAAAATGCTTCTGGAAATGGGTCGCGGCACCCATGGTCATCAGATCGTGCACACCCAGCCACGCCGTCTGGCCGCACGCACCGTGGCCGAGCGCATCTGTGACGAAATGGACGTTAAGCTTGGCGAGGAAATCGGTTATCAGGTGCGTTTCACCGACGAAAGCTCGCCCAAGACCCGCCTGCGCATCGTCACCGACGGCATCCTTCTGGCCCAGATTCAGCACGACCCAAGCCTGTCACGCTACGACACCATCATCATCGACGAGGCGCACGAACGCAGCTTGAACATCGACTTCCTGCTCGGTTATCTGACGGCGTTGCTTCCAAAGCGCCGTGATCTGAAGCTCATCATCACCTCGGCCACCATCGATTCGGTGAAATTCAAGGAGCATTTCGAGGACGCGTTGCATACGAAAGTGCCGGTCATCGAAGTTTCCGGACGCACCTACCCCGTGCAAATCGTCTACGAGCCGCTGGGCGGCATGCCCGCGCTGATGCGTCATGTGCCAGGCTTCGCCGATGGGTCACTGCCTGATGAAAATGGTGAGATTCCGGGAGCCGGCGACAACGATGGCAGTAGAGGCAACACTGGCAGCGAGGACATGCCACGCGCGGTGGCACGAGCTTGCGCCGAACTGGTCATCCATTCCTCGCACGACCGCGGACCGCGCGACATCCTGGTTTTCGCTTCCGGAGAGCGCGACATCCACGAGTACGAAGATGCAATCCGCCATCATTTCGGCCCCCGAGCCGCCGATATGCGCCGACCGGACGCGCTGGAAATCGTGCCGCTCTACGCCCGCCTTTCCTCCAAGGAACAGCACCGCGTCTTCGAGCACCATTCCCACCAGCGCATCGTCATCGCCACCAACGTGGCCGAGACCTCGCTGACCGTGCCTGGCATCCGTTACGTGGTCGACCCCGGTGAGGCACGTATCTCCCGCTATTCCAAGTCCGCCAAGGTGCAGCGTCTGCCAATCGAGGCCATCAGCCAAGCCAGCGCCGATCAGCGAAGCGGCCGTTGCGGACGTATCGCCGACGGCATCGCCATCCGCCTTTATTCCAAGGAAGACTTCGAGTCCCGCCCCCGCTTCACCGAGCCGGAAATCCTGCGCACCTCACTTGGAGCTGTTGTATTACACATGCTTTCGGTGGGCGTCGCGCGTACAGCCGACGACGTGACCCATTTCGGGTTCATCGATCCGCCCGATACCCGTTCCGTCTCCGACGGCTTCAACGAACTGACCGAGCTCAAGGCCATCGCTCGCAAGCACGGCGAGGTACGGCTGACCCACACCGGCCGTCAGCTTTCGCGCATTCCCATCGACATCAGGCTGGGTCGTATGATTCTCGAGGCCGCGCAAAAGGCCACGCCCAACACACTCGCCGCAGTGCTGGTCATCGTCGCTTTCCTCAGCCTTCAGGACCCGCGCGAACGGCCCGACGAAATCCGCGCCGAAGCCGATCGTATCCACAACCGCTACGCCGACGAGACCAGCGATTTCCTGACTGCACTCAGCATGTGGGACCACATTTTCGGCCCCGACGAAGGCAGCGACGGCAACCACACCGGCAACGCCAAGCTACGCAAGATCTGCAAGAGCGAATATTTCAGTTTCATTCGGCTTCGCCAATGGCGCGATTTGGTTTCCCAGCTACGGCAGATGTGCCGGCAGATGCATTTCAAGGTCGGCAAGCCCGCCCCGATCTCACGCCCCGCACCGGAAATTCTCGCGCTGCCGTTGAACCAGCAGGCGGCACACTCCCTGTGCTGCTCATGGGACGCACAGGGTATCCACTCCTCCATGCTCGCCGGCCTGCTTTCGATGATGGGCATGCAGGTGGTGCGCGAGCCCAAGGCCTCGGACTTCTCCGGGCTCAAGGGAGCCGCGAAGGCACGAGCCATGAAACGCGCGGCCAAGCAGTCGAAGAACGAATACCAAGGCGCCCGAGGTACCCGGTTCGCACTCTTCCCCGCCTCGTCGGTGGCCAAGTCGACCCCGCCGTGGGTGATGTCGACTGACCTGACCGAAACCTCCCGCTTGTGGGCACGCTATTCCGCCGCCATCGACCCGGCGTGGGCCGAACCGCTGGCCGGAAGCCTCACCCGCGTCACCTACGCCGAGCCGCATTGGTCGGGTTCACGCGGCAGCGCCATTGCCAGTTCGAAAGTCCTGCTCTACGGCCTGCCAATCGTGCAGGACCGGCCGGTGCAATGGGGCCGTATCAATCCTCCCGAAGCTCGCGATTTTCTGATTCGTCAGGGTTTGGTCGAAGGCGATATCCAGCAGCGCTTCTCCTACGACGATTTCGTCGAGGCCAACCGTGATATCCTCCAAGACGCGGTGGACGACACCAACCGCACCCGCCAGATCTCTGATTCGGTGAGCGACGAGGACCTTTTCGACTTCTACAACACCGTCATTCCGCAGGACGTCACTAGCGTTGCCGACCTCGGCAAATGGGTCAAGTCCATCCACGACACCCAGCCGCATCTGCTCGACTTCGACCCCGACAAAGTCGAACGTTTGCAGTCGCACGAATCCGTGGACCTGCGCGACTATCCCGACCAGTGGCACACGCTCGGCAGCGACGGCACCCCCATCGACCTGCGCCTGAGCTATATCTACAATCCCAGCGACCCGGCCGATGGCGTGACGGTGCATATCCCCGTCAAAGCCTTGTCCCGTTTGACACCTGAGCAATTTACTTGGAATGTTCCGGGACTTTTGAACGAGCTGATTCTGGGCTATATCAAGTCGCTGCCGAAGTCGTTGCGCGTCCAGTTCGTGCCCGCGCCCGACACCGCCCGCACAATCCGCGCCGCCATCGACGAACGCTACCTCAACCTCCCCGGCTCGGGTGCCGAAGGCAAGCCGAATCTGCCACCGGTTGACGAGGCGACCGGCACCACACGCTGGCCCGATTTCGCGCACGCCTTCACCTACGCCGCCATCACCAGCGTCAACGCCACCATCCACCCCGAGGACTTCAACAACGACCAACTCGACAAGCTCTCGCCGTATCTGCGCGTCACGTTCAGCGTCGAGGAACCATTGCCTCCAGCACCCGGCAAGGGACGGCATGGCGGCAAACGGAATGGCAAAAACAAGGACAACCACGTTGATGCCGCCAATGCCAGCAGCTCCACAATTTCCTACAATAAGTACGCCAGCAGTTCCCGTTCAAATTCCGGAAAGAACAACGGCAATGTCAATGGCGGCGCGGGACGGAACAATCAAAACAATTCAGCCAATACCGCCGACAATCCGACCATCATCGACGACGCAACCTTCCGCGCCCAACGCCACGGCAAAGCCCAACGTTATCGGGTGCTGGGCACCGGCAAATCATTGGTCGAACTGCAGCGCAAGTTCGCCCGCCAGGCACAGGCCAGCGCCCGCAAAACCGTGGAGCGCCAAGCCAACAAGGCCAAGTCGCAAGGCAAAGTGGTCGCGCAGGCGAACCTTCTGAACAAGGCCGGCGCCACCACGGTCTCCCGCGCCGAAATGCTCTGGCAGGCGGCATACGAGAAGCTGAAACTTCCCGAAGACCGCATCTCCTCGCGTTGGCTCGGCAGCGAGGCGCTAATGCTGGCCAGCGCGCCTTACAAGTCCACGAAACTCTTGGTCGACGATCTCGAGTTGGCCGCCGTCAAGCGTCTGCTCCCCCATATCGACAAGCTCGCCGACGACACCGCACTGGCCGAGGCCGTAAGTGGGGTGACACAGACCTTCGAAGACACGGTCTACGCCGTGGCACACGACGTCATCGCCATCCTCAAGCGCTACGCGGCCGTCGATTCTGCGGTCGGAGGCAGGGCCGACTTGACAATGCTAGCTGTATTACAATCAGTTCGCGACCACATCGCCACGCTCGTCTATCCCGGATTCATCGGCAAAACTCCGCCCGAAGCGCTACCAAACATCGAACGCTACTTGCACGCCGATCTGATGCGCCTGGAAAAGGCCAAGACCGACAAGAACCGCGACGTGCGCTGGGCGTGGGAGGCCGACGAGGCCAAAGACCTGGTCACCAGGGCCCAAGAAAAGCTCAAGGCCGAACCCGCCGGCCCGCGGCGCGAGGCATTCGGCAAGCAAGTGGAGCAGGCCCGCTGGATGCTCGAGGAGTTCTACGTCTCCCTGTGGGCGCAGGAGCTGGGCACCAAGTCCCCCACCAGCCTCAAGCGCATCCGCAAATTGTTGTCATGA
- a CDS encoding methyltransferase: MGENNGKGTHSEQYFSAEPASRDVRRNLHVSLRGHDVDVEVSNGVFSGHRLDLGTSVLLRHAPEAPESGTFLDIGCGWGPIALAMGLESSKADIWALDVNERALELTKTNAEKLRLGERIHAVKAAGIPADLTFDLIWSNPPIRIGKDELHTLLMSWLPRLKTGGYAYLVVQKNLGSDSLIKWLSAQLGDDFSVMKYASSKGYRVIEVRR, translated from the coding sequence ATGGGCGAGAATAACGGCAAGGGGACACATTCGGAACAGTATTTTTCGGCCGAACCGGCCTCGCGCGACGTGCGGCGGAATCTGCACGTTTCATTGCGTGGGCATGATGTGGACGTTGAGGTCTCCAATGGAGTGTTTTCGGGGCACCGGCTGGATCTAGGCACTTCCGTATTGCTGCGGCACGCGCCGGAAGCGCCGGAAAGCGGGACTTTTCTTGACATCGGATGCGGTTGGGGGCCCATTGCGTTGGCGATGGGCTTGGAATCGTCAAAAGCCGACATCTGGGCGCTTGACGTCAATGAACGTGCGCTGGAACTGACGAAAACCAATGCGGAAAAACTTAGGCTCGGCGAACGTATTCACGCGGTAAAAGCCGCTGGCATACCGGCGGACTTGACCTTCGACCTCATTTGGTCGAACCCGCCTATCCGCATAGGCAAGGATGAGCTGCATACGTTACTCATGTCTTGGCTTCCACGGCTTAAAACCGGTGGATACGCCTACTTGGTCGTGCAGAAGAACCTTGGCAGCGATTCGCTGATCAAGTGGCTTTCCGCCCAACTCGGCGACGATTTCTCCGTTATGAAATATGCGAGTTCCAAGGGCTATCGCGTTATCGAGGTTCGACGCTGA